One region of Exiguobacterium acetylicum genomic DNA includes:
- a CDS encoding HD domain-containing protein, whose protein sequence is MALTLVTILDHPIAQKYLSRSGLNHAISVAERALTLATKRGLDADTATKAALLHDIGHYEWYTDGTWNYDLYRQNDIHAIKGAERAHKLLIRLGEEPARAKEIALAVLLHTDSYLPPGAINRTPLQQLVHDADTLEEQPGGLHHYEKIDFEEAMRRLDAIDAVVHRFAHLPRIASEN, encoded by the coding sequence ATGGCATTAACACTCGTTACGATTCTTGATCATCCGATCGCTCAAAAATATTTATCTCGTTCTGGCTTGAATCATGCGATTTCAGTAGCCGAGCGCGCACTGACGCTTGCTACGAAACGCGGCTTAGATGCAGACACTGCTACGAAAGCAGCACTCTTACATGATATCGGTCATTACGAATGGTATACCGATGGCACTTGGAACTATGATTTATATCGCCAAAATGATATTCATGCCATTAAAGGAGCTGAACGTGCTCACAAACTATTGATTCGTCTTGGTGAAGAACCAGCACGTGCAAAAGAAATTGCTCTCGCTGTTCTTTTGCATACGGATTCTTATCTTCCACCAGGTGCAATCAATCGAACACCTCTTCAACAACTTGTTCATGATGCGGATACGCTGGAAGAACAGCCGGGCGGACTCCATCATTACGAAAAAATTGACTTTGAAGAAGCCATGCGTCGTCTTGATGCAATCGATGCAGTCGTCCATCGATTTGCTCATCTACCGCGTATCGCATCAGAAAATTAA